In Brachypodium distachyon strain Bd21 chromosome 2, Brachypodium_distachyon_v3.0, whole genome shotgun sequence, one genomic interval encodes:
- the LOC100821104 gene encoding cytokinin dehydrogenase 9: MKKSLLQYLKLFLLLGLGRVTTMHVAKQDVPASLVTLPLDGHFSFHDLSTAARDFGNLSSSPPVAVLHPGSVADIAITVRHVFLMGHHSTLTVAARGHGHSLYGQSQAAGGIVIRMESLRSVRMQVHPGASPYVDASGGELWINVLDETLKYRLAPKSWTDYLHLTVGGTLSNAGVSGQTFRHGPQISNVNEMEIVTGRGDVVTCSPEQNSDLFHAALGGLGQFGIITRARIALEPAPQMVRWIRVLYLDFTSFTEDQEMLLSAEKTFDYIEGFVIINREGILNNWRSSFNPQDPVRASQFEPDEEVLFCLEMTKNFNPEEADTMEQEVNALLSQLRYTPPSLFHTDVTYMEFLDRVHYSEMKLRAKGMWEVPHPWLNLIIPRSTIHKFAREVFGKILKDNNNGPILLYPVSRSRWDNRTSVVIPDEEIFYLVGFLSSALGPQSVEHTLNLNMQIIEFSNKASIGVKQYLPNYTTEPEWKAHYGARWDTFQQRKTTYDPLAILAPGQRIFQKASASLPLSS; the protein is encoded by the exons ATGAAGAAATCACTCCTGCAGTACCTGAAGCTGTTCCTGTTACTAGGCCTTGGTAGAGTCACAACCATGCATGTGGCTAAACAAGACGTGCCTGCATCCCTGGTGACACTCCCTCTTGACGGCCATTTCAGCTTCCACGACCTGTCTACTGCTGCACGGGACTTTGGCAACCTCTCGAGCTCACCGCCAGTCGCTGTGCTTCACCCAGGCTCAGTGGCTGACATTGCCATAACCGTGAGGCATGTGTTTTTGATGGGTCATCACTCCACACTCACAGTAGCAGCACGTGGGCATGGGCACTCGCTATATGGGCAGTCCCAGGCTGCTGGGGGGATTGTTATCAGAATGGAATCCCTCCGGAGTGTCAGAATGCAAGTGCACCCTGGTGCATCACCCTATGTGGATGCCTCAGGAGGAGAACTCTGGATAAATGTCTTGGACGAGACGTTGAAGTATCGTTTGGCGCCAAAGTCATGGACAGACTACCTCCACCTTACAGTTGGAGGCACCCTGTCGAATGCGGGCGTCAGTGGGCAGACATTCCGGCATGGCCCCCAGATAAGCAATGTGAACGAAATGGAGATTGTGactg GAAGAGGTGATGTTGTGACTTGTTCGCCTGAACAGAACTCTGATCTCTTCCATGCGGCTCTTGGTGGTCTAGGTCAATTTGGCATCATCACCCGGGCCAGGATTGCTCTCGAGCCTGCTCCACAAATG GTAAGGTGGATAAGAGTTCTCTACTTAGATTTCACGAGCTTCACGGAGGACCAGGAGATGCTTCTTTCAGCAGAGAAGACCTTCGACTATATTGAGGGTTTCGTTATCATAAACAGGGAAGGCATCCTGAACAACTGGAGGTCATCATTTAATCCGCAGGACCCAGTGCGAGCTAGCCAGTTTGAACCAGATGAAGAGGTGCTCTTCTGCCTCGAGATGACAAAAAACTTCAACCCTGAAGAGGCTGACACCATGGAACAG GAGGTCAATGCACTTCTATCTCAACTTAGATACACACCTCCCTCCTTATTCCACACAGATGTCACTTACATGGAGTTCTTAGATAGGGTGCACTACTCTGAGATGAAGCTCAGAGCTAAGGGCATGTGGGAAGTCCCACACCCATGGCTTAATCTCATCATCCCAAGAAGCACGATCCACAAATTCGCGAGGGAGGTCTTTGGGAAAATCCTCAAAGACAACAACAATGGTCCCATATTACTCTACCCAGTAAGCAGGTCCAG ATGGGACAACAGAACGTCAGTGGTCATACCAGATGAGGAAATTTTCTACCTGGTGGGGTTCCTATCCTCGGCACTAGGCCCCCAGAGTGTCGAACATACATTGAACCTGAACATGCAGATAATAGAGTTCTCTAACAAAGCAAGTATTGGGGTGAAGCAATATCTGCCAAACTACACCACAGAACCAGAGTGGAAAGCTCACTATGGGGCAAGGTGGGACACATTTCAACAGAGGAAAACCACCTATGACCCTCTAGCAATCCTAGCTCCAGGACAGAGAATATTTCAAAAGGCATCAGCATCACTACCGTTGTCCTCGTGA